In Spirochaetota bacterium, the following proteins share a genomic window:
- a CDS encoding phosphotransferase family protein, with translation MDLTDSAVSVREGEQLDLARVEEFLKDSIPGLSGKLEIGQFPSGFSNLTYLISVGDREMVLRRPPFGKKAKTAHDMGREYRILKALRPVYPYCPEPLVYTEDESVMGCPFYVMERIKGIILRKNPPKGMPLSPADARALCERLIDVHCELHSIDYRAVGLGDFGKPEGYVKRQVEGWSGRYRDARTPDAPDFEAVMGWLAAKMPPDSPHHSIVHNDYKFDNVVLDAANPLKIIGVLDWEMAALGDPLMDLGSSLAYWVEKNDPENLQAIRLMPTNIEGALTRDELVARYAEKSGVPVGGFDYYYCFGLFRLAAIAQQIYYRYYHKQTKDERFAM, from the coding sequence ATGGACCTGACAGACAGCGCGGTATCCGTGCGCGAGGGTGAACAGCTCGACCTGGCGCGCGTTGAGGAATTTCTTAAAGACAGCATCCCGGGCCTTTCGGGTAAGCTTGAAATCGGACAGTTCCCCAGCGGATTCTCGAACCTCACCTATCTCATCTCGGTGGGCGATCGCGAAATGGTGCTGCGCCGGCCTCCCTTCGGCAAGAAGGCGAAGACCGCGCACGACATGGGGCGCGAGTACCGCATTCTGAAAGCGCTGCGTCCGGTCTATCCGTACTGCCCTGAACCGCTCGTCTACACCGAGGACGAATCGGTAATGGGATGCCCCTTCTACGTGATGGAGCGCATCAAGGGCATTATTTTACGAAAGAACCCGCCGAAGGGGATGCCGCTTTCTCCCGCGGACGCGCGCGCCCTCTGCGAGCGCCTCATCGACGTGCACTGCGAGCTGCATTCGATCGATTACAGGGCCGTTGGCCTGGGCGATTTCGGAAAGCCCGAGGGCTACGTGAAACGGCAGGTGGAGGGATGGAGCGGCCGTTACCGAGACGCGCGCACCCCCGACGCGCCCGATTTCGAGGCGGTGATGGGATGGCTCGCCGCCAAGATGCCTCCCGACTCGCCGCACCACTCCATCGTGCACAACGACTACAAGTTCGACAACGTGGTGCTGGACGCCGCAAACCCGCTGAAGATCATCGGCGTGCTCGACTGGGAGATGGCGGCGCTCGGAGACCCGCTCATGGATCTGGGAAGCTCGCTCGCCTACTGGGTGGAGAAAAACGACCCCGAGAACCTCCAAGCCATCCGCCTCATGCCGACGAATATAGAGGGGGCGCTCACGCGCGACGAGCTCGTGGCGCGCTACGCGGAGAAGTCCGGCGTACCCGTGGGCGGTTTCGACTACTATTACTGCTTCGGCCTCTTCCGCCTTGCGGCCATCGCCCAGCAGATCTATTACCGCTATTATCACAAGCAGACGAAGGACGAGCGCTTCGCGATG
- a CDS encoding TetR/AcrR family transcriptional regulator, translated as MRYADFKKRVGLSREAICAAIYAENRASIKIKKQAVAVRNLVTIFDATLALANARGFHAMSLRDLGRETGLSMGALYSYFSGKEGLLDMIQEQGARIVVRVLSEHIDATAPPAERLRQAVRAHLYLSESLQPWFYFSYMEARYLDRARRNRAIEGELFTEALFAGIIESGVAAGSFAPTDAVLAAASVKALLQDWYLKRWKYTSRGVSVEDYLAFIIEFIEAYLARGAAGPGLKKRDGGKRNGPDRQRGIRARG; from the coding sequence ATGAGATACGCCGACTTCAAAAAGCGTGTTGGCCTTTCGCGCGAGGCCATCTGCGCCGCGATATACGCCGAGAACCGGGCATCGATCAAGATCAAGAAGCAGGCGGTCGCGGTGCGGAACCTGGTAACCATCTTCGACGCGACGCTCGCGCTGGCTAACGCGCGCGGCTTCCACGCGATGAGCCTGCGCGACCTGGGCCGCGAGACGGGCCTCTCGATGGGGGCGCTGTACTCGTACTTCTCCGGGAAGGAGGGCCTCCTCGACATGATCCAGGAGCAGGGCGCGCGCATCGTCGTGCGCGTGCTCTCCGAGCACATCGACGCGACCGCGCCGCCGGCGGAACGCCTGCGCCAGGCGGTGCGCGCGCACCTGTACCTCAGCGAATCGCTGCAGCCGTGGTTCTATTTTTCGTACATGGAGGCGCGCTACCTCGACCGCGCGCGCAGGAACAGGGCAATCGAGGGCGAGCTCTTCACCGAGGCGCTCTTCGCCGGGATCATCGAGAGCGGCGTGGCGGCGGGGAGTTTCGCCCCGACGGACGCCGTACTGGCCGCGGCCTCGGTGAAGGCCCTGCTTCAAGACTGGTATCTCAAGCGCTGGAAGTACACCTCGCGCGGGGTTTCGGTGGAGGACTACTTGGCGTTCATCATCGAATTCATCGAGGCCTATCTGGCCCGGGGCGCGGCGGGGCCGGGGTTGAAGAAAAGAGACGGAGGGAAACGCAATGGACCTGACAGACAGCGCGGTATCCGTGCGCGAGGGTGA